One window from the genome of Pseudonocardia hierapolitana encodes:
- a CDS encoding DUF1905 domain-containing protein: MEWTFSADVFAWGEDGPSWRFLRLPLDVADEVRDLAGEPAGFGSVRVHARIGQTVFATSVFPEKASGSYLLPVKKSVREREGIDDGDRVTVRLDVAS; encoded by the coding sequence ATGGAGTGGACCTTCAGCGCAGACGTCTTCGCCTGGGGCGAGGACGGGCCGTCGTGGCGGTTCCTGCGGCTCCCGCTGGACGTCGCCGACGAGGTCCGCGACCTCGCGGGTGAGCCGGCCGGATTCGGGTCGGTGCGCGTGCACGCGCGCATCGGCCAGACGGTGTTCGCGACGTCGGTGTTCCCGGAGAAGGCCAGCGGCAGCTACCTGTTGCCGGTCAAGAAGTCCGTGCGTGAGAGGGAAGGGATCGACGACGGCGACCGGGTGACGGTCCGGCTCGACGTGGCGAGCTGA
- a CDS encoding DUF2695 domain-containing protein has protein sequence MTNFFDDLPRYDHDDLADLADQPDLGLPLEQQAALADAVQQRRRSCDGTLRAAREWAQRAGVDWPRLRRELEENGGYCDCEVVLNVFGGDFDRSFDVDGA, from the coding sequence ATGACGAACTTCTTCGACGACCTGCCCCGGTACGACCACGACGACCTGGCCGACCTCGCCGATCAGCCCGACCTGGGCCTCCCGCTGGAACAGCAGGCGGCGCTCGCCGACGCGGTCCAGCAGCGGCGGCGCTCGTGCGACGGCACGCTGCGCGCCGCGCGGGAATGGGCGCAACGGGCCGGGGTCGACTGGCCGCGGTTGCGGCGCGAGCTGGAGGAGAACGGCGGCTACTGCGACTGCGAGGTCGTCCTCAACGTCTTCGGCGGCGATTTCGACCGGAGCTTCGACGTCGACGGGGCTTAG
- a CDS encoding TIGR02206 family membrane protein translates to MERSFAAYGASHWVVLILLAAGVGVLAWSGRRYRDTGADRNVGRVFAAVLVAFHVPILVYDLSPARFDIEHSLPFQVSDLAWIAAAVALWSRWQWAYVLTYYWGLTLVPQALLTPALDAPEFPGIDFVSFWGQHLLVLWATVYLTWWVGMRPSWGGFTFAAVVTVGWGLVMVGFNAVAGTNYLFVSRKPDNPSLLDLMGDWPWYLGVELAVGLAGWALLTWPWTRARGRAAEPAAG, encoded by the coding sequence GTGGAGCGCTCGTTCGCTGCCTACGGCGCCTCGCACTGGGTGGTCCTGATCCTGTTGGCCGCGGGTGTCGGGGTGCTCGCCTGGTCCGGACGCAGGTACCGCGACACCGGGGCCGACCGGAACGTGGGGCGCGTGTTTGCCGCGGTGCTGGTCGCGTTCCACGTTCCGATCCTGGTCTACGACCTGTCGCCGGCGCGTTTCGACATCGAGCATTCGCTGCCGTTCCAGGTCTCCGATCTGGCGTGGATTGCGGCCGCGGTCGCGTTGTGGTCGCGGTGGCAGTGGGCCTACGTGTTGACCTACTACTGGGGGCTCACCCTGGTTCCGCAGGCGTTGCTCACGCCGGCGTTGGACGCGCCGGAGTTCCCCGGCATCGACTTCGTCAGCTTCTGGGGCCAGCACCTGTTGGTCCTATGGGCCACGGTCTACCTGACCTGGTGGGTGGGGATGCGTCCGAGCTGGGGCGGTTTCACCTTCGCGGCGGTGGTCACCGTCGGGTGGGGTCTGGTGATGGTGGGCTTCAACGCGGTGGCAGGCACCAACTACCTGTTCGTGAGCCGCAAGCCGGACAACCCCTCGTTGCTGGATCTCATGGGTGACTGGCCCTGGTACCTGGGCGTGGAGCTCGCCGTCGGGCTGGCCGGCTGGGCGCTGCTGACCTGGCCGTGGACCCGGGCCCGGGGCCGGGCCGCCGAACCCGCTGCGGGCTGA
- a CDS encoding class I SAM-dependent methyltransferase encodes MAGTHQVDPANAEQLRAWDGTEGAYWAAHAERFEQALREYDPPFFEAAAIAPTDRVLDIGCGTGGSARAAARLAIAGSVLGVDLSSAMLDVARGAAEREGLANVSFEQADAQIHPFDEGAFDVAISRAGAMFFGDAHAAFTNIARALRPGGRLVLLVWQPFPRNEWVVEIMGALAAGRDLPAPPPDRPGPFSMGDPDHVHALLTSAGFGDVRVSGLEGRTFFGRDPDDAHRFVAGLMPWMLDGLDDAARAGALDALHRTMQAHHTAEGVAFRSAAWLVTAHAHPDPA; translated from the coding sequence ATGGCCGGCACCCACCAGGTCGACCCGGCGAACGCGGAACAGCTGCGGGCGTGGGACGGGACCGAGGGGGCCTACTGGGCCGCCCACGCCGAGCGGTTCGAGCAGGCGCTCCGGGAGTACGACCCCCCGTTCTTCGAGGCCGCGGCCATCGCGCCCACCGATCGCGTCCTCGACATCGGATGCGGCACCGGTGGGAGCGCCCGCGCCGCCGCGCGGCTCGCGATTGCGGGTTCGGTGCTCGGCGTCGACCTGTCCTCGGCGATGCTGGACGTGGCGCGCGGAGCGGCGGAGCGCGAGGGGCTGGCGAACGTCTCGTTCGAGCAGGCCGACGCGCAGATCCACCCCTTCGACGAGGGGGCGTTCGACGTCGCGATCAGTCGGGCGGGCGCGATGTTCTTCGGCGACGCCCACGCCGCGTTCACCAACATCGCCCGTGCGCTGCGTCCCGGCGGGCGGCTGGTGCTGCTGGTCTGGCAGCCGTTCCCGCGGAATGAGTGGGTCGTCGAGATCATGGGCGCGCTCGCCGCCGGCCGTGACCTCCCGGCACCCCCGCCCGACAGGCCGGGCCCGTTCTCGATGGGCGATCCCGACCACGTGCACGCCCTGCTGACGTCGGCCGGGTTCGGCGACGTGCGCGTGTCCGGGCTGGAGGGGCGGACGTTCTTCGGCCGCGATCCCGACGACGCCCACCGGTTCGTCGCCGGCCTCATGCCGTGGATGCTCGACGGGCTCGACGACGCGGCCCGGGCCGGCGCGCTGGACGCCCTCCACCGCACCATGCAGGCACACCACACGGCGGAGGGCGTCGCCTTCCGGTCCGCCGCCTGGCTCGTCACCGCACACGCACACCCGGACCCGGCCTAG
- a CDS encoding TRAP transporter large permease, which translates to MTEASIALVITLFALLFSSTPIAVALGLTSFAYFFYYTTIPLTQVPERLFNSLNTFPLMAIPFFVLAASIMSRGGISRRLIAACNAVVGQFRGGLAMTGVLACMFFAAISGSSPATVVAVGTLIIPAMIASGYPRRFSTGLIATSGSLGILIPPSIPMIVYGIATEESIGDLFVAGVLPGLLAGFMLLGLVFLVSHRRGYGTGDHAIEMSTAEKVRALRDAVLSLALPALVLGGIYGGVFTPTEAAAMAVFYALIVSVFIYKELDLKDLGGILLSSSRTSAMIMFIIANGILFSFVLTSERIPGEITELLLSYELNTFTFLLLVNIILLVAGCFMETSSAILILAPILLPIALELGVNPIHLGIIMVMNLEIGMVTPPLGLNLFVASGMSGMSVLQVARAAIPTALVLLAALFLVTYVPAISLVLLGGG; encoded by the coding sequence GTGACCGAGGCCTCGATCGCGCTGGTCATCACCCTCTTCGCGCTGCTGTTCTCCTCCACCCCGATCGCGGTGGCGCTGGGGCTGACCTCGTTCGCCTACTTCTTCTACTACACGACGATCCCGCTCACCCAGGTGCCGGAACGCCTGTTCAACTCCCTGAACACGTTCCCGCTGATGGCGATCCCGTTCTTCGTGCTCGCGGCGAGCATCATGAGCCGCGGCGGGATCAGCAGACGCCTCATCGCCGCGTGCAACGCGGTGGTCGGCCAGTTCCGCGGCGGCCTGGCGATGACCGGTGTGCTCGCGTGCATGTTCTTCGCCGCGATCTCCGGGTCCAGCCCGGCCACCGTCGTCGCCGTCGGCACCCTCATCATCCCGGCGATGATCGCGAGCGGCTACCCCAGGCGCTTCTCCACCGGCCTGATCGCGACGTCCGGGTCGCTCGGCATCCTCATCCCCCCGTCGATCCCGATGATCGTCTACGGGATCGCGACGGAGGAGTCGATCGGCGACCTCTTCGTCGCCGGCGTCCTCCCCGGTCTCCTCGCCGGCTTCATGCTGCTCGGCCTGGTGTTCCTGGTCTCCCACCGCCGCGGCTACGGCACCGGCGACCACGCGATCGAGATGTCGACGGCCGAGAAGGTCCGTGCCCTCCGGGACGCGGTGCTGAGCCTCGCCCTCCCCGCGCTCGTCCTCGGCGGCATCTACGGCGGTGTGTTCACCCCGACCGAGGCGGCCGCCATGGCCGTGTTCTACGCGCTCATCGTGTCCGTCTTCATCTACAAGGAGCTGGATCTCAAGGACCTCGGCGGGATCCTGCTCTCGTCCTCCCGCACCTCCGCGATGATCATGTTCATCATCGCGAACGGGATCCTGTTCTCGTTCGTGCTCACCTCGGAACGGATCCCCGGTGAGATCACCGAACTGCTCCTGAGCTACGAGCTGAACACGTTCACGTTCCTGCTCCTCGTCAACATCATCCTGCTGGTGGCCGGCTGCTTCATGGAGACGTCCAGCGCGATCCTCATCCTCGCGCCGATCCTGCTGCCGATCGCGCTCGAGCTCGGGGTCAACCCGATCCACCTCGGGATCATCATGGTGATGAACCTGGAGATCGGCATGGTCACCCCGCCGCTGGGCCTGAACCTGTTCGTGGCGAGCGGCATGTCGGGGATGAGCGTGCTGCAGGTCGCGCGGGCGGCGATACCCACGGCCTTGGTCCTGCTGGCCGCGCTGTTCCTGGTGACCTACGTCCCGGCGATCTCGCTCGTACTGCTCGGGGGCGGGTAG
- a CDS encoding plasmid pRiA4b ORF-3 family protein produces MSRPGSPMDEPGRLLTGRSLRRERRTDVVTYRVRVDLTGTKPPLWRRLELASDMHLDELHDVLQIAFGWTDSHLHRFSAGPSTYDPDTEHYLSPFEVEEGERGTPESEVRIDEVLADVGDTLYYVYDFGDDWLHSLKLEAVLPRDDTAPRAACTAGRRPGPPEDCGGVPGYELFDAATDPTHPHHSAARAEIIHTYGSDLDVERLAPTPFAIDEINEALAGLPARSTGRLPGPLADLVHVMRDSGEQIRLRKLIDAAALDEPTVIDADTAARMVRPYTWLLDRVGDDGITLTGAGYLPPVHVEAAVAELGMAKDGIGKLNRENHAMPVLSLRESAQKLGLLRKHGGKLQLTARGRRLLADPVALWWHVAERTPLGSREGIESQAGVVLLIAVAAGAMEHVDAIITRTLTAIGWVRGDGEPLTEFDAANAAWDTRAVLRRLDALTGDSSDERSTPDGVTFARAALRTWP; encoded by the coding sequence ATGTCGCGCCCCGGCTCGCCCATGGACGAACCCGGCCGCCTCCTCACGGGTCGATCACTACGACGCGAGCGCCGTACCGACGTCGTCACCTACCGGGTTCGCGTCGACCTCACCGGCACCAAACCGCCGCTGTGGCGTCGCCTCGAACTCGCCTCCGACATGCACCTCGACGAGCTGCACGACGTCCTCCAGATCGCGTTCGGCTGGACGGACAGCCACCTGCACCGGTTCAGCGCAGGTCCGAGCACCTACGACCCCGACACCGAGCACTACCTGTCGCCCTTCGAGGTCGAGGAGGGCGAGCGGGGAACCCCCGAGAGCGAGGTCCGCATCGACGAGGTGCTCGCCGACGTCGGCGACACGCTCTACTACGTCTACGACTTCGGCGACGACTGGCTGCACAGCCTGAAGCTCGAAGCCGTCCTGCCGCGCGACGACACGGCGCCGCGGGCGGCGTGCACCGCCGGGCGACGTCCCGGCCCACCGGAGGACTGCGGCGGCGTTCCCGGTTACGAGCTGTTCGACGCGGCAACCGATCCGACCCACCCGCACCACTCCGCCGCGCGCGCCGAGATCATCCACACCTACGGATCCGACCTCGACGTCGAACGACTCGCGCCCACACCGTTCGCCATCGACGAGATCAACGAGGCGCTGGCCGGCCTTCCGGCCCGGTCGACGGGCCGGCTGCCCGGACCGCTCGCCGACCTCGTCCACGTCATGCGCGACAGCGGCGAGCAGATCCGCCTGCGCAAGCTGATCGATGCCGCCGCGCTCGACGAACCCACGGTGATCGACGCGGACACCGCGGCGCGCATGGTCCGTCCGTACACCTGGCTGCTCGACCGGGTCGGCGACGACGGGATCACGCTCACCGGGGCGGGCTACCTCCCGCCCGTGCACGTGGAGGCCGCGGTGGCCGAGCTCGGAATGGCGAAGGACGGGATTGGAAAGCTCAACCGCGAGAACCACGCCATGCCGGTGCTGAGCCTGCGGGAGTCCGCGCAGAAGCTGGGACTGCTCCGCAAGCACGGCGGCAAGCTGCAGCTCACCGCCCGCGGGCGCCGGCTGCTCGCCGACCCCGTCGCGTTGTGGTGGCACGTCGCCGAGCGCACTCCCCTCGGCTCCCGGGAGGGCATCGAATCCCAGGCGGGTGTCGTCCTGTTGATCGCCGTCGCAGCCGGCGCGATGGAGCACGTCGACGCGATCATCACCAGGACGCTGACCGCCATCGGCTGGGTGCGGGGCGACGGCGAACCGCTCACCGAGTTCGACGCCGCCAACGCGGCCTGGGACACCAGGGCCGTGCTCCGGCGGCTGGACGCGCTGACCGGGGACTCGAGCGACGAACGATCGACCCCGGACGGGGTCACGTTCGCGCGCGCTGCGCTCCGCACCTGGCCGTAG
- a CDS encoding DctP family TRAP transporter solute-binding subunit, with protein MGRQGRRALLAVLALAGVVTLAACGARGAGAAGGDAAGGETFTIKFSHVVTPATPKGQAADKFKEVVEQRSGGRITVEVYPNSELYGDKDELQALQSNSVQMLAPASAKFTTIAPALQVLDLPFLFDSVDDIPAVVSPDSPAGRAIYENEALASNNIKVIGLWDNGLKQLSSNTEMRTPESLAGLSFRIQPSDVLRSQFENWGASSTPMAFSEVYNALQQGVVNGQENPYSNIESQNMHTVQSHITESNHGYIGYVLVINNQFLESLPADLQTIVQESADEASTYNREVAAKLNEEAKATIQQAGTTQILELTPEERKAFKDRVVPSVWQQYADVIGPDLVNDLLAQQNAQ; from the coding sequence ATGGGACGACAAGGACGTCGTGCACTGCTCGCCGTGCTCGCACTCGCCGGGGTGGTCACCCTGGCCGCGTGCGGCGCGCGGGGAGCAGGCGCCGCCGGCGGCGACGCGGCAGGCGGCGAGACCTTCACGATCAAGTTCTCGCACGTCGTGACCCCGGCCACACCGAAGGGCCAGGCCGCGGACAAGTTCAAGGAGGTCGTCGAACAGCGCTCCGGCGGCCGCATCACGGTCGAGGTCTACCCGAACTCCGAGCTTTACGGCGACAAGGACGAGCTGCAGGCCCTCCAGTCGAACAGCGTTCAGATGCTGGCGCCCGCCAGCGCCAAGTTCACGACGATCGCGCCCGCTCTGCAGGTGCTCGACCTGCCGTTCCTGTTCGACAGCGTCGACGACATCCCGGCCGTCGTGTCGCCGGACTCCCCGGCGGGCCGGGCGATCTACGAGAACGAGGCGCTCGCGAGCAACAACATCAAGGTGATCGGTCTCTGGGACAACGGCCTCAAGCAGCTCTCGTCGAACACCGAGATGCGCACGCCCGAGTCGCTGGCCGGGCTGAGCTTCCGCATCCAGCCGTCCGACGTGCTGCGCAGCCAGTTCGAGAACTGGGGCGCAAGCTCGACCCCGATGGCGTTCTCCGAGGTGTACAACGCGCTCCAGCAGGGCGTGGTCAACGGCCAGGAGAACCCGTACTCGAACATCGAGTCGCAGAACATGCACACGGTGCAGAGCCACATCACCGAGTCGAACCACGGCTACATCGGGTACGTCCTGGTGATCAACAACCAGTTCCTCGAGAGCCTCCCCGCCGACCTGCAGACGATCGTCCAGGAGTCGGCGGACGAGGCGAGCACCTACAACCGCGAGGTCGCCGCGAAGCTGAACGAGGAGGCCAAGGCCACCATCCAGCAAGCGGGCACGACGCAGATCCTCGAACTGACCCCCGAGGAGCGCAAGGCGTTCAAGGACCGCGTGGTGCCGTCGGTGTGGCAGCAGTACGCCGACGTCATCGGGCCGGACCTCGTCAACGACCTGCTCGCCCAGCAGAACGCCCAGTAG
- a CDS encoding DUF3558 domain-containing protein, whose protein sequence is MTRIVGAMLVGVVLLVGGCTTIAGQPSPANPTGGASAEANGIDLPPRPREVRLDGVDPCELLTEEQRAEMGLDGRPSFSVAPSQLYGGEVPACVISGSEPQEVVVGMSVVTSAGIERFTTSRELAAELRPVQVRGFPALVVVPAQFNDSCTVVVDVAPGQLIDAQFGDGGGRPAVPQPQLCQGAEALANAVAPTSSR, encoded by the coding sequence GTGACTCGGATCGTGGGGGCGATGCTGGTCGGAGTTGTGTTGCTCGTCGGGGGGTGCACGACGATTGCGGGGCAGCCCTCCCCGGCGAACCCGACGGGCGGCGCCTCGGCGGAGGCGAACGGGATCGACCTCCCGCCCCGGCCGCGGGAGGTGCGGCTGGACGGGGTGGATCCGTGCGAGCTGCTCACCGAGGAGCAGCGGGCCGAGATGGGGTTGGACGGACGGCCGTCGTTCAGCGTGGCGCCGTCGCAGCTGTACGGCGGCGAGGTCCCGGCCTGTGTGATCAGCGGGTCCGAGCCGCAGGAGGTCGTCGTCGGCATGAGCGTGGTGACGTCGGCGGGGATCGAGCGGTTCACCACGTCCCGAGAGCTGGCGGCCGAGTTGCGGCCGGTCCAGGTGCGGGGGTTTCCGGCCTTGGTCGTGGTACCGGCCCAGTTCAACGATTCCTGCACGGTGGTCGTGGACGTCGCCCCTGGCCAGCTGATCGACGCCCAGTTCGGCGACGGTGGCGGCCGACCAGCCGTCCCGCAGCCGCAGCTGTGCCAGGGCGCCGAGGCCCTGGCCAATGCGGTCGCCCCGACCAGCTCCAGGTGA
- a CDS encoding PadR family transcriptional regulator has product MSRGPLTTTSFAILGLLAVQPWSTYELTRQMDRSLGRLWPRAQSKLYEEPKKLVEHGLAESTTERVGKRPRTVYSITPDGRRALAEWLRSPGAGPVLEFEQLLKISFAENGTKADALATLTAARAWAEERNVENLAAGRAYLEGRGPFQHRAAQNLLAGAFLTEFYRMVAEWADWAAGQVEHWPDDPAQAVPERAAFEQVVRRAEW; this is encoded by the coding sequence GTGTCAAGGGGTCCGCTCACGACGACGTCCTTCGCGATCCTCGGGCTGCTCGCGGTGCAACCGTGGAGCACCTACGAGCTGACCCGGCAGATGGACCGCAGCCTGGGCCGGCTCTGGCCCCGCGCGCAGAGCAAGCTCTACGAGGAGCCGAAGAAGCTGGTCGAGCACGGGCTGGCGGAGTCGACGACCGAACGGGTGGGCAAGCGGCCACGCACCGTCTACTCGATCACCCCGGACGGCAGGCGGGCGCTCGCCGAGTGGCTGCGGTCGCCGGGCGCCGGACCGGTGCTCGAGTTCGAGCAGCTGCTGAAGATCTCCTTCGCGGAGAACGGGACGAAGGCCGACGCACTCGCCACACTCACGGCCGCGCGCGCGTGGGCGGAGGAGCGCAACGTGGAGAACCTCGCCGCCGGGCGCGCCTACCTCGAAGGCCGCGGACCGTTCCAGCACCGGGCGGCGCAGAACCTGCTCGCCGGCGCGTTCCTCACGGAGTTCTACCGGATGGTGGCCGAGTGGGCGGACTGGGCGGCCGGGCAGGTCGAGCACTGGCCCGACGACCCGGCGCAGGCCGTGCCCGAGCGGGCGGCGTTCGAGCAGGTCGTGCGGCGGGCCGAGTGGTAG
- a CDS encoding TRAP transporter small permease has product MQRFDRVLTLIENVLAASTLGLAAVIAVVAVVLRYVFGIFLFWSEEAIIYLIIYSTFLGAVITLRHNEHVNVDIFGAFLKARGRRALAVLAASLTVLYLVCIGYFAWLLLFEPFSTSTITPSLKLPLWVVEAAVPIGLTLMLLRALEMLVRNARGEDAFAEAKRSILEVEAEATGLDVREVERTRRELGDDPEENDR; this is encoded by the coding sequence TTGCAGCGCTTCGACCGGGTGCTGACCCTGATCGAGAACGTACTGGCTGCGTCGACCCTCGGCCTGGCGGCGGTCATCGCCGTCGTCGCGGTCGTGCTCCGCTACGTCTTCGGGATCTTCCTCTTCTGGTCGGAGGAGGCGATCATCTACTTGATCATCTACTCGACGTTCCTCGGCGCCGTCATCACGCTGCGCCACAACGAGCACGTCAACGTCGACATCTTCGGGGCGTTCCTGAAGGCACGCGGCAGGCGTGCGCTCGCCGTGCTCGCCGCCTCCCTCACCGTCCTCTATCTCGTGTGCATCGGCTACTTCGCATGGCTGCTGCTGTTCGAGCCGTTCTCCACCTCGACGATCACCCCGTCGCTCAAGCTGCCGCTGTGGGTCGTCGAGGCTGCGGTCCCCATCGGCTTGACGCTGATGCTCCTGCGCGCGCTGGAGATGCTCGTGCGGAACGCCCGCGGTGAGGACGCCTTCGCCGAGGCGAAGCGCTCGATCCTCGAGGTCGAAGCGGAAGCAACGGGCCTCGACGTACGTGAGGTCGAGCGGACCCGCCGCGAGCTCGGCGACGACCCCGAGGAGAACGATCGGTGA